Proteins found in one Lysinibacillus fusiformis genomic segment:
- a CDS encoding phage tail sheath C-terminal domain-containing protein, translated as MGLPEIIIAFKSKAVTAMKRSALGIVTLILRDTTNNVLSSNVQVYKSIEDLKPGDWSEKNIDYIKKTLLGTPSKVIAIRMTESESDTLPNILKLAGSRRFNYLAMPEVTAQEAEDIASWIKSKRTNDHKTFKAVLPNQAADSSGVINFTTGNIKVGERIYTTAEYTARIAGILAGLPFTQSSTYFVLSEVDSITETETPNEDINAGQLILINDGEKIKIGRGVNSLVTITSDMKEDYKKIKITEIMDMIHDDIFSTFENHYVGKVPNIYDNQVLFITSIGAYFKGLASEEILDPNAQNFAEVDVETQRLAWESIGTDTTDWDDQKVKEMSFSSNVFLGGAAKPVDAMEDLKFNIAI; from the coding sequence GTGGGATTACCTGAAATTATCATTGCATTTAAAAGCAAGGCTGTAACAGCTATGAAGCGAAGCGCTTTAGGAATTGTTACTTTAATATTACGCGACACAACAAACAATGTTCTTTCTAGTAATGTTCAAGTTTACAAAAGCATTGAGGATTTAAAGCCTGGCGATTGGTCTGAAAAGAATATTGATTACATTAAAAAAACTTTATTAGGCACACCGTCTAAGGTAATAGCTATTCGAATGACCGAATCCGAAAGCGATACTCTGCCAAACATACTTAAACTAGCGGGAAGTAGACGTTTCAACTATTTAGCCATGCCCGAGGTAACAGCGCAAGAGGCGGAGGATATTGCTTCTTGGATTAAGTCTAAACGTACAAACGATCACAAAACTTTTAAAGCTGTATTACCTAACCAAGCAGCTGATTCATCGGGAGTTATCAATTTTACTACTGGCAATATTAAAGTAGGCGAAAGAATTTACACTACTGCAGAGTATACAGCACGAATTGCTGGAATCTTAGCAGGTTTACCATTTACTCAATCCTCTACTTATTTTGTGTTGTCAGAGGTTGATAGTATCACAGAAACAGAAACGCCAAATGAGGACATTAATGCTGGCCAACTCATTTTAATTAACGATGGGGAAAAAATTAAAATTGGCCGTGGTGTGAATAGTCTTGTCACTATTACAAGTGATATGAAAGAGGACTATAAAAAGATCAAAATTACTGAAATCATGGACATGATTCACGATGATATTTTCAGCACATTTGAGAATCATTATGTCGGTAAAGTGCCGAATATCTATGATAATCAAGTGTTGTTTATCACATCTATCGGGGCATATTTTAAAGGTTTAGCAAGTGAGGAAATATTAGATCCTAACGCTCAAAACTTTGCGGAAGTTGATGTTGAAACGCAACGTCTAGCCTGGGAAAGCATAGGTACTGATACAACAGATTGGGACGATCAAAAAGTAAAAGAGATGTCTTTCAGCAGTAATGTGTTTTTAGGTGGCGCAGCAAAGCCAGTAGATGCTATGGAAGATTTGAAATTCAACATTGCCATTTGA
- a CDS encoding phage tail tube protein, with protein sequence MSKLKANKQINGTFGTLWVNKEKWMDVESFEATVNFDFEDSNMCEDLATHKKLMGWNGEGTITVKKVYSRGAQLMGEAAKTGIIPDIELIGKLADPDAYGSERVSISEVTFNSMTLMKFEKKTKMEEELPFNFADYDFLDKIAG encoded by the coding sequence ATGAGTAAATTAAAAGCGAATAAACAGATTAACGGTACATTCGGTACGCTTTGGGTGAACAAGGAAAAATGGATGGACGTAGAATCTTTTGAGGCTACAGTCAATTTTGATTTTGAAGACTCAAATATGTGTGAGGATTTGGCCACTCATAAAAAATTAATGGGTTGGAATGGTGAAGGAACTATTACAGTCAAAAAAGTGTATTCACGTGGAGCGCAATTGATGGGTGAAGCAGCAAAAACAGGTATTATTCCTGACATTGAGCTTATCGGTAAACTTGCTGATCCTGACGCTTATGGTTCAGAGCGTGTATCCATTTCAGAGGTAACGTTCAATTCCATGACTTTAATGAAATTCGAAAAGAAAACAAAAATGGAAGAAGAATTACCATTCAATTTTGCTGATTATGATTTCTTGGATAAAATTGCAGGTTAA
- a CDS encoding HK97 gp10 family phage protein codes for MSIQMNGLTQFQQDLYDVATKKLPKEAPKLMRKIGSKARTTVAKKARSLVKKKTGMYHKKWKRGKVFIGYRGEIVVRVYNSSPHAHLVEDGHWMVDHEGNKTGDFVPGKKPMDKGIREFETSGDVESETVKWLDELLRKNKL; via the coding sequence GTGAGCATTCAAATGAATGGTTTAACACAATTTCAGCAGGATTTATATGATGTTGCCACCAAGAAATTACCTAAAGAAGCACCAAAATTGATGCGGAAAATTGGTTCAAAGGCAAGAACAACAGTAGCTAAAAAAGCCCGAAGTCTGGTGAAGAAAAAAACAGGTATGTACCATAAAAAATGGAAACGGGGAAAAGTCTTTATCGGTTATCGTGGTGAGATTGTTGTGCGTGTTTATAATTCATCACCTCACGCGCATTTGGTTGAGGATGGCCACTGGATGGTAGACCATGAGGGCAATAAAACAGGTGATTTTGTGCCAGGTAAAAAACCAATGGACAAGGGTATACGAGAATTTGAGACATCGGGAGATGTAGAAAGTGAAACTGTAAAATGGTTAGATGAATTGTTGAGGAAGAATAAATTATGA
- a CDS encoding head-tail connector protein: protein MENKLTLLEKVKFAMRLDEDEHDDELNDLIAAAKREIIEVGASSEKVVDEDDLIRRACILYCKAHFGYDDNKERFASAFEKMLIKLSLLSSFKGDSNEL, encoded by the coding sequence ATGGAGAATAAACTTACTCTATTAGAAAAAGTGAAATTTGCAATGCGATTAGACGAGGACGAACATGATGATGAATTAAACGATTTGATTGCAGCAGCTAAAAGGGAAATCATCGAAGTTGGTGCAAGTTCAGAGAAAGTTGTGGATGAAGACGATTTAATTCGACGAGCTTGTATCTTGTATTGTAAGGCTCATTTCGGTTATGACGACAACAAAGAACGTTTCGCCAGTGCATTTGAAAAAATGCTTATAAAACTCTCATTATTAAGTTCTTTTAAGGGGGATAGCAATGAACTATGA
- a CDS encoding phage major capsid protein has protein sequence MNLQELLKRKAEIREMLADETRDLNLDDLEKELREINEKIEAHERRSQLQQQATDIVNGNPENRTIDTFNNTIDENENQDTHEAEKRGLDLLENRAITVASGDLVLPKHTAKDIKGTFNQTSSLIDRVTHVPLEGGESYERPYEKGHGTGDYSSENAEYNTAESEFDYATISKTKITAYSEETEEVTKLPAANYSNVITGGINKALRRKITREILIGTGAAGRLVGIFSEAASAISADTDIEIAKIDASTLDNIIYAYGGDEDVEDAAVLILNKHDLKAFATLRTTDGKKVYEVKPSGNTGTIDGVPFIINSACASISSSATVAGVYAMAYGPLSNYELATFSPTEIKRSTDYKFKQGMIAHRGSVFIGGNVVAQNGFLRVKKAEAI, from the coding sequence ATGAATTTACAAGAATTGTTAAAACGAAAAGCTGAAATTCGTGAAATGCTAGCTGATGAAACACGCGATCTTAATCTTGATGATTTAGAAAAAGAACTTCGTGAAATCAATGAAAAAATCGAAGCACATGAACGTCGCTCGCAATTGCAACAACAAGCTACTGACATTGTAAACGGCAATCCTGAAAACCGAACTATTGATACTTTCAATAATACGATTGATGAAAATGAAAACCAAGATACACATGAGGCTGAAAAGCGTGGTTTAGATTTATTAGAAAATCGAGCTATTACTGTTGCCAGTGGTGATTTAGTGTTACCAAAGCACACAGCTAAAGACATCAAAGGTACATTTAATCAAACTTCATCATTAATTGATCGTGTAACGCATGTTCCATTAGAAGGTGGAGAGTCATATGAGCGCCCTTATGAAAAAGGACATGGCACAGGTGACTACTCTTCAGAGAATGCAGAATACAATACAGCAGAGAGCGAGTTTGACTACGCTACTATCTCTAAAACAAAAATCACAGCGTACAGTGAGGAAACAGAAGAAGTTACGAAGCTTCCAGCAGCTAATTATAGCAATGTAATTACGGGAGGCATTAATAAAGCATTACGAAGAAAAATCACTCGTGAAATATTAATCGGTACTGGTGCAGCTGGAAGGTTAGTAGGTATTTTTTCAGAAGCGGCATCAGCAATTTCCGCAGATACAGACATCGAAATTGCTAAAATTGATGCAAGCACTTTAGACAACATTATTTATGCTTATGGTGGAGATGAAGATGTTGAAGATGCAGCAGTTTTAATTCTCAACAAACATGATTTAAAAGCATTTGCAACACTCCGCACTACTGATGGTAAAAAAGTGTATGAAGTTAAACCGTCTGGTAATACAGGGACAATTGATGGTGTACCATTTATCATAAATAGCGCATGTGCATCAATTTCTTCATCAGCAACGGTAGCAGGTGTTTACGCAATGGCTTATGGTCCACTCTCAAATTATGAACTTGCAACTTTCTCACCTACAGAAATCAAACGTTCTACTGACTACAAATTCAAGCAAGGAATGATTGCACACAGAGGGTCAGTCTTTATCGGTGGTAATGTTGTTGCTCAAAATGGTTTCTTACGTGTGAAAAAAGCAGAAGCTATTTAA
- a CDS encoding HK97 family phage prohead protease produces MKETRNLTTNEIDLREESEGKRTISGYAVKWEMKSHAMGYWRRFKEQFKRGSFTDSLTIDDQLALWSHDTSKVLGRTKNGTLRLYEDEIGLRFELELPNTTLGNDAYETIRRGDVEGVSFAFQMQKEEWDENDIDNIIRTISKAKLIEVSPVAFPAYPDSEVQARSHDPYKEHFKSKQQSNRRQRLLLKTLL; encoded by the coding sequence ATGAAGGAAACTAGGAATTTAACGACGAATGAAATAGATTTACGTGAAGAAAGTGAAGGTAAACGCACTATTAGTGGCTATGCGGTCAAGTGGGAAATGAAATCTCACGCAATGGGTTACTGGAGAAGATTCAAAGAGCAATTCAAGCGAGGCTCTTTTACAGATTCATTAACAATTGATGACCAACTGGCCTTGTGGTCACATGACACATCAAAAGTATTAGGGCGTACTAAAAATGGCACATTACGCTTATACGAAGATGAAATAGGGTTACGATTCGAACTTGAATTACCTAATACAACGCTAGGAAATGACGCATATGAAACTATCAGACGTGGTGATGTTGAAGGTGTCTCCTTTGCATTCCAAATGCAGAAAGAAGAATGGGATGAAAATGATATTGATAATATCATTCGTACTATTTCGAAAGCAAAATTAATAGAAGTTTCACCAGTTGCTTTTCCAGCTTATCCAGATTCTGAAGTACAAGCGCGATCCCATGATCCTTACAAAGAACATTTTAAATCAAAACAACAAAGTAATCGTCGTCAACGATTGCTTCTTAAAACATTACTATAA
- a CDS encoding phage head closure protein, whose product MNYDLDKRIEILTNQKTKNELNETVYEYLPDKKIWAAIIPQTGSLQKQVADTILTNVTHKIIVRYNAGKDITKDMPISYKGHEFEIKYILNPYFRNETLEIFVQEVLK is encoded by the coding sequence ATGAACTATGATCTTGATAAGCGAATTGAAATCCTCACTAATCAAAAGACAAAAAATGAATTGAACGAAACTGTTTATGAATATCTACCTGATAAAAAAATATGGGCAGCGATCATTCCGCAAACAGGTTCGTTGCAAAAGCAAGTTGCTGACACGATTTTAACAAATGTCACGCATAAAATCATCGTGCGATACAACGCTGGCAAAGACATCACAAAAGATATGCCTATCTCGTATAAAGGGCATGAGTTTGAAATTAAATATATTCTCAATCCCTATTTTCGCAATGAGACACTTGAGATCTTTGTTCAGGAGGTGTTGAAGTGA
- a CDS encoding phage tail terminator family protein — translation MITFKQIKAAINEKLQSNFIDIDVSSKSASKGFTRPSFKVELDNVKREGYLTQVEKSCTVRIFYFPTDENDNVIELLDVQEALGNLFDLKFSVGDRHLDIGEPNFIEIDGVLQFEFDISFEDKREIGYGEIDNPGLMQELELKMKRS, via the coding sequence ATGATTACTTTTAAGCAAATCAAGGCGGCAATTAATGAGAAATTACAGTCAAACTTTATTGATATTGATGTTTCTAGTAAATCAGCAAGCAAAGGATTTACACGGCCATCATTTAAAGTAGAACTTGATAATGTGAAGCGTGAGGGCTATTTGACACAAGTTGAAAAGTCTTGCACGGTTCGCATTTTTTATTTTCCTACAGATGAAAATGATAACGTGATTGAATTGTTAGATGTTCAAGAAGCGTTAGGGAATTTATTTGATCTTAAATTTTCTGTAGGAGATCGACATTTGGACATAGGCGAACCTAATTTCATCGAAATTGATGGTGTGCTGCAGTTTGAATTTGATATTTCGTTTGAGGATAAACGAGAAATAGGATATGGAGAAATTGATAATCCAGGATTGATGCAAGAATTAGAGTTGAAAATGAAAAGGAGCTGA
- a CDS encoding phage tail assembly chaperone: protein MTTKKETKRLTITDILKEKEKYSVDKQETKDVTISRLNAEVLIRKPEKSLCMETFQMNRDEDTADSADAYMVYNTMVEPNLKDTALQAEFGVREPLEIVDKIFEPGEVAQLAEFAMEMAGFKKGVVAVKTAKN, encoded by the coding sequence ATGACTACAAAAAAAGAAACTAAACGATTAACAATAACGGATATTTTAAAAGAAAAGGAAAAGTATTCGGTGGACAAACAGGAAACAAAAGATGTAACCATTTCACGTTTGAATGCGGAGGTTTTAATTCGTAAACCTGAAAAATCACTGTGTATGGAAACTTTCCAAATGAATCGTGATGAAGATACAGCCGATTCAGCAGATGCCTACATGGTGTATAACACAATGGTTGAACCTAATTTGAAGGATACAGCACTTCAAGCTGAATTTGGTGTTCGAGAGCCTTTAGAAATCGTTGATAAGATTTTTGAACCTGGCGAGGTTGCTCAACTTGCAGAGTTCGCAATGGAAATGGCAGGTTTCAAGAAAGGCGTAGTAGCAGTTAAAACAGCAAAAAACTAA
- a CDS encoding phage tail tape measure protein, whose product MGQRVISAVLTLRDRDFSSNLRRASDRADDFGRGITRVGNQIQRFGQGATRIFKTVGAGVAALGAAGIAGFGASVGKTILDMGSSLDMLEVQTGATASQMEVYGSAAKEVFGKGYGENIDEVTNALARVKQNMHNIDNGELSNVTSKAMLLGKTFDSDVNEVTRGTNNMMEAFGISADKAFDLFTAGGQRGLNFSNEMFDNVAEYSSLFGNMGYSAEEYFGIMERGAKAGVYNLDYVNDVMKEFQIRVKDGSKSTDETFSAMSKSTFDLWESFNRGETSVAEVASAVTAELKGMDDQVTANQLAVALFGTKWEDLEAGAMYAMLGSKDAMKDFEGATESASAKVEGSLKNRLISSWRELQVGIADVVNGAGAQEFLQGVAQKADELVPKIQGVVSKAFEFGNTVRENWGPIKETLIGVGTAVGVVAAGMGTLKVITTVTTMVQGFKTAMGLATAGQWAMNTAMLASPLTWVVVGIAAVVAAGVLLYRNWDTVKAKAGELWAKTTEVFGGIYDWAAQKIQPVTSFFKSLYDKFIDFKNAITSFKPPEWVSKIGGAIGKGIGAVKNFVAGSHATGLNSVPYDGYIAELHKGEMIIPQRQSERIRQAGGTIDNVDQMMGQQPAVTTNTVTTTTTNNTETVGKGAISIVIENIHAKGVTVAEVINELVPLLKLHLSNI is encoded by the coding sequence ATGGGGCAACGCGTGATTTCTGCAGTTCTAACATTACGAGATAGGGATTTTTCTAGTAATTTAAGACGCGCAAGTGACAGGGCTGATGACTTTGGACGAGGTATCACAAGAGTTGGAAATCAAATTCAACGCTTTGGACAAGGTGCAACAAGGATATTTAAAACTGTTGGAGCTGGCGTGGCTGCTTTAGGTGCTGCAGGTATTGCAGGGTTTGGGGCTAGTGTTGGGAAAACTATCTTGGACATGGGAAGCTCATTGGATATGTTAGAGGTCCAAACAGGTGCTACAGCTTCGCAAATGGAAGTGTACGGAAGTGCTGCAAAAGAAGTATTCGGCAAAGGGTATGGTGAAAACATCGATGAAGTAACCAATGCTTTAGCGAGAGTAAAACAAAATATGCATAACATCGATAATGGGGAACTTAGTAATGTTACTTCCAAAGCAATGTTATTAGGTAAAACCTTTGATTCTGATGTGAATGAAGTCACTCGTGGTACTAACAATATGATGGAAGCGTTCGGTATATCTGCAGATAAAGCGTTCGATTTGTTCACTGCAGGTGGGCAGAGAGGGCTTAACTTTAGTAATGAAATGTTTGATAATGTTGCAGAGTATTCATCCCTGTTTGGCAACATGGGATATAGTGCCGAGGAATACTTCGGCATTATGGAACGTGGTGCCAAAGCAGGTGTTTACAACTTAGACTATGTAAATGATGTAATGAAAGAGTTCCAAATACGCGTTAAGGACGGTTCAAAATCCACAGATGAAACATTCTCAGCTATGAGTAAATCTACCTTTGATTTATGGGAAAGTTTTAACCGTGGCGAGACATCGGTAGCAGAGGTTGCAAGTGCAGTAACAGCCGAGTTAAAGGGCATGGATGACCAGGTAACGGCCAACCAATTAGCCGTTGCATTATTCGGTACTAAATGGGAAGACCTTGAAGCAGGAGCTATGTACGCAATGCTTGGTTCTAAAGATGCCATGAAGGATTTTGAAGGAGCAACTGAATCAGCTTCTGCCAAAGTGGAAGGAAGTCTTAAAAACAGGTTAATTTCATCCTGGCGAGAACTTCAAGTCGGAATAGCTGATGTTGTAAACGGAGCTGGGGCGCAGGAGTTTTTACAAGGTGTTGCTCAAAAAGCTGATGAATTGGTGCCTAAGATTCAAGGCGTTGTATCAAAAGCCTTTGAATTTGGTAACACAGTTAGGGAAAATTGGGGGCCTATTAAAGAAACTCTTATTGGCGTTGGTACAGCTGTAGGGGTTGTAGCCGCAGGAATGGGAACACTAAAGGTTATTACCACAGTTACTACTATGGTCCAGGGATTTAAAACCGCAATGGGCCTCGCAACGGCTGGACAATGGGCCATGAATACAGCAATGCTTGCGAGTCCTTTGACTTGGGTAGTTGTTGGAATTGCCGCTGTAGTTGCTGCAGGTGTCTTGTTATATCGAAATTGGGATACTGTCAAGGCAAAGGCAGGAGAATTGTGGGCTAAAACCACCGAAGTATTCGGGGGCATTTATGATTGGGCAGCTCAAAAGATTCAGCCAGTAACAAGCTTTTTTAAGAGTCTTTATGATAAATTCATTGATTTTAAAAATGCAATTACTAGTTTTAAACCGCCTGAATGGGTATCAAAAATTGGTGGAGCAATAGGAAAAGGAATAGGCGCAGTTAAAAACTTTGTTGCAGGTTCTCACGCAACAGGTTTAAATAGTGTTCCCTATGATGGATATATTGCCGAACTTCACAAAGGCGAAATGATTATTCCACAGCGTCAGTCGGAGAGAATACGTCAAGCAGGTGGAACAATTGACAACGTGGATCAAATGATGGGCCAACAACCAGCTGTGACAACAAATACTGTAACAACAACGACAACTAACAATACGGAAACAGTAGGTAAAGGGGCAATAAGCATTGTAATTGAAAATATTCATGCTAAAGGCGTAACAGTAGCCGAAGTGATAAATGAACTTGTTCCATTACTAAAACTACATTTGAGCAATATTTAA